From Deltaproteobacteria bacterium, the proteins below share one genomic window:
- a CDS encoding helix-turn-helix domain-containing protein has translation MASANNVQRIPLTPAERAELERIIEVGPANLARRAHIILARAEGEPLSAIARSVGLHRDSVRRWLIRYRNRGAAGLQHGNAGKPKNVVFDATVRTEICRRASTPPAALGEPYSTWSLYKLRDHLIERDIVRTISVERLRQLLSAAGFARQYWHQPSTVGPLAPEVRHQLVALVRHPESDEAQRARAVLAIADGASISAVASTFHLGKSSIRRWLDHFRLGGIAGLTAPPEPAAAPTEHGRNGTAPSVTPPFTFGTGPSRFDDLDPSR, from the coding sequence ATGGCAAGCGCAAACAACGTGCAACGAATCCCGCTGACGCCCGCCGAGCGCGCGGAGCTGGAGCGGATCATCGAGGTTGGACCGGCCAACTTGGCTCGCCGCGCTCACATCATACTGGCGCGCGCCGAGGGTGAGCCGCTCAGCGCCATCGCCCGCAGTGTCGGCTTGCACCGCGACAGCGTGCGCCGGTGGCTGATCCGCTATCGCAACCGGGGCGCGGCCGGGCTGCAACATGGTAACGCCGGTAAACCCAAGAACGTGGTGTTCGACGCCACTGTCCGGACGGAGATCTGCCGCCGTGCCAGCACGCCGCCGGCGGCGCTGGGAGAGCCGTACTCGACGTGGTCGCTCTACAAGCTGCGCGACCATCTGATCGAGCGCGACATTGTACGCACCATCAGCGTCGAGCGCCTGCGGCAATTGCTGAGCGCCGCCGGGTTTGCGCGTCAGTACTGGCATCAGCCGAGTACGGTGGGTCCGCTGGCTCCTGAGGTTCGCCATCAGCTGGTCGCGCTCGTCCGCCACCCCGAGAGCGACGAAGCCCAACGCGCTCGCGCGGTACTGGCGATCGCCGACGGCGCCAGCATTAGCGCCGTGGCCAGCACCTTCCACCTCGGCAAGAGCAGTATTCGCCGTTGGCTCGATCACTTCCGGCTCGGCGGCATCGCCGGCCTGACGGCGCCGCCCGAGCCCGCTGCGGCGCCAACCGAGCACGGCCGCAACGGCACCGCTCCATCAGTGACGCCGCCGTTTACGTTCGGTACTGGGCCTAGTCGCTTCGACGATCTTGATCCTTCTCGCTGA
- a CDS encoding response regulator transcription factor, translating to MIAAEPTRAITILVADDHAVVREGIVSLLRGEPDLVVVGEAADGKEAVELAQRVQPQVAILDVSMPRLNGLTAASQIRRSLPETGVIMLTVHNDRAYVTQALAAGVRGYVLKQAVAAELAQAIRKVRRGEMYFSPEIAEPAPQRTIGFGAQPLDGPVDDLTLREVEVLQLIAEGLSNKEIALQLSVSVKTIETHRARLMGKLGIHETAGLVRYAIRKKIVQP from the coding sequence GTGATTGCTGCCGAACCAACTCGGGCGATTACTATTCTTGTGGCTGACGATCATGCCGTCGTGCGCGAGGGGATCGTGTCGCTGCTGCGTGGTGAGCCCGACTTGGTGGTTGTAGGAGAGGCGGCCGACGGCAAGGAGGCGGTCGAGCTGGCTCAACGGGTACAGCCGCAGGTTGCGATCTTGGACGTCTCGATGCCCCGGCTCAACGGTTTGACCGCCGCCTCGCAAATTCGCCGCTCTTTACCGGAAACCGGGGTTATCATGCTGACCGTGCATAACGACCGGGCGTATGTCACCCAAGCGTTGGCCGCCGGAGTGCGCGGGTACGTGCTCAAGCAGGCCGTCGCCGCCGAGCTGGCGCAGGCGATCCGTAAAGTCCGCCGCGGTGAGATGTATTTCAGCCCGGAGATCGCCGAGCCTGCCCCGCAGCGCACGATCGGCTTCGGCGCACAGCCGCTCGATGGCCCGGTAGACGATCTCACGCTGCGTGAGGTAGAGGTTTTGCAGCTCATCGCCGAGGGACTCAGCAACAAAGAGATCGCACTGCAACTGAGCGTGAGCGTAAAGACGATTGAAACGCACCGCGCGCGGTTGATGGGCAAGCTCGGGATTCACGAAACCGCGGGCTTGGTTCGCTACGCGATTCGCAAGAAGATCGTGCAGCCGTAG